The DNA window ATGAGGTCCATGAGAACGTGGCGCTCGATGTCCTCGAGCCGGTCGACCCGAACGACGACTCTCCCCAGCAGGTCTTCGACACGATTGAGGAGACCGGCGACTTCTTCGCGATGATCCACCGCGGCCCGGCGGGCCTTGCGCCGAATCCGAACCTCGCAGGTCCAGGCGCGGCGGCGGGCACGCCCCCCTTCCTCGGTGATGCGGATGGCTACCGCGTTCCGGCCCAGCAGCCCGCCCTCGCGACGACTACTGGTCCGGGGACCGGCGGCGACTTCGCGAATGTTGAAGTCAACGTGCCGGACGTAAGACTATCGGACCTCCCAACGACCACCTACGAGGCGACAATCGAGGGCTCGCAAATCACCGACGATGCACGAGGTTCTGCACCGGGTGCAATTCCGACGAGTGAAACGTCAACTGGAAGTGGGACCGCGGAGCTCGAATTTGTCGTGCGTGACGGAGAGATCCAGCTCGACTACACGATTACTCTTCAGGGCTTGAACTTCGATAAGGTCCTTCGAGGCTCGAAGAACGCCAACGCCTCTAGCCAAGACCTAAACAAGCTGATTGGGCTTCACCTCCACACCAACGTCCGTGGGCGGCTCGGCCCGGTGTCCTTTGCGGTCGTGGGACAGGGTGACCCGCAAACTACCGTGACTCGTGGCGTGGAGCTTTCCAACGGTGACCTGGTGAATACGTCTCATCTAATCGCATCCAACGTGCCGGCCAGCCGCCCGAACCGGGCCATTGGCTTCAATCCCGGCATCGCGGCGGAGGGGCTCACCGGCGATTCGGACCGGACGTTGACCTACGATTCTGCGAACAACGAGCTCACGATTGAAGGCACCTGGACCCGAGAGGAAGGAGACGCTGAGGGCCTTTCCTCAGCCCGCGCGCCAGCCGGGGATGCCTCGATCGAGCCGGCCGGCGGGATCGAGTTCGTGACGACGCCGGCGCAGATGGCCCAACGGATCGTGGACCAGAACATCCAGCCCGGTGGGGACACGCCGTTCTCCCTCAACCACCACACCGCCGAGAACCTTAACGGCGAGATGCGCGGCCAGATTGTCGCGACGCAATAGGACCTCTGCTGTACGGCCGAGCAGTGCGCAGAGAAGTTCCCCGTGCCAAGCGCCCACGCCAAGAAAGCCCCCATCGGCACGAGGCCGGTGGGGGGCTTTTCGGAGCGCAGCTTTTTGTAGAGCAGCTTTCAAAAAGGTGGCACGCCGCAACCAATCGCCTTAGATACTTCCTCTTGGGCGCGTCCCCAAGGATCCCACTCTACTCTTTACACAAACCACCAAGCTCATGAGTATCACCCGTTCTACCGTCGTGAAGACATGGGGCCTGGCCGTTCTTATCGGCTGGGTTGGGTCCCAAGTCATCACCTCACTTTCCTCTACCTTCTCGAACGTGCCGTTTGCGATCACCGCCCTGTGGCTGGTCGGGGCCCTGCTTCCAATCACAGTATCCTTTTTCTGGGACCGACCAGAGTCTAGCGACCAGACCCTCTCCCTCTTGTGGCCGGCGCTAGGCGTGACTGGGATTCTGATCAATTTTGGGGTCTCACTTGGGGCCATTCCCGCCGGCGAGACGATTGAGGTGCTGGCCTATGGAGTGCTCTGGTTCGCGGGCCCCGGGATCGGATTTGCGGCAACCGCCGCCCTCACGGCCGGGCCGAATGCCTCGGTGTACGGATGGGCCGCCGTTGCAAACTTCGCCGGAGCGGTCGCAGCCCTTGTCGCGCCGATGGCACTCCTTCCGACCTACTTCCTCGGGGCTGCCGTGCTTCAGGCCACACCGATGCTCTACGATGGGTTCAGCGGATAACCCCGGGTCCCCGTTCTTCCTGCTCATCCTCCCACGTCACACGTTACAATCCTGCCATGGCTTCCGACACGCTAGAGACCACGCTTACCTCCATCCACGAAATGACCCCTCGGGTCAAGCAGTTCATTCTTGAGGCGGGGGACCATACCTTCTCCTACCAGCCGGGCCAGCACGTCGTGATCAAGTTTGAGCAGAACGGAGACGTCGTCGGGCGGCCCTACACGCCGGTCAACCTGCCGGGCACCGGGGCCCTGGCCCTCGGCATCAAGCGCTACGAGGACGGCACGGCCTCGACCTGGATGCACGACCGGTCGGTGGGGGAGGAGATCACAATTACCAAGCCCAGCGGCAACCTGCATCTACGCGACCTGGATCGGGACGTGGTCTTCCTCTCGACGGGGACGGGCATCACCCCGATGATCGCGATGCTCAAGCAGTACTTGAGCGAGGGCAGCGGCCGGGCGGCGTTCCTCTACGGGGAGCGGACGCAGGAGGACATCATGTACCGGGAGACCCTCGACCACCTGTCCGCGGGCCGCGACAATCTGGAGGTGCTCTACTCCCTGTCCGACGAGGACTGGGACGGGCCGACCGGGCACGTACAGACCCACCTGGGCGATGTAGTGGACGAGCGCTTCGAGAACCCGCACTACTACATCTGCGGGATCCCCCCGATGGTGGTCGACAGCGAAGAGATGCTGCAGGAGGAGGGCGTCGACGACGGCCGCATCTTCACCGAGGGCTGGGAAAGCGACGCGGTATAAGCGACGCAGTGTAGCAGCCACAGTGTAGATCCCTGCCTGCTGCCGTTGCTTCTGCACGCACAGTTGGCCAACTGCCTGCAGAGGACCGGCTGTCTCCGAGGAAGAAAAGCTTTCTCTTTTCGAGGGGCTGTACTGGAGTTCCGTCCCGCTTCGAAGACCGCTTGTATGCGCCATCCCCCCAGCAGCTATGCTCGAAGTGGTTCTGTTTTCCCTGCCACCTGTCCTCCGTGGCAGCCATTCCAGGGGGGGGTTTCCCCTCGTCTTTTTTGTCCACTACGCTCTTGGTCTCATCCACTCGCCCATGTTGATGCCTGATTCGGGTCAAGATTCTGCGCCGCTCCCGACTGGAGGAGACCGTGAAGCCCTCTGCGACTGAAAAGAAACCAAATGTCTGTTTCAGGTATTCCAGACAGCTATGAAGCGCAAACGTTGAGTCTCATTGTCCTTCACCTCCGATCAACCTTCAATGGACGAGCTCCCGCTTCTGCAAGCCCTCCTTGGTGGAACCCGTCGCCAGATCGTTCAGCTGCTTCGGCCGGAGGACCGCACGGTTCGAGAACTGGCCGACCACCTGGGGCTTACGCGAAATGCCGTCCGAGCACAGCTCTCGAATCTGAAGTCCGACGGCATCGTGGAGGTTACAGGCCGGCGCCCCACTGAACGGAAGCCGGAGCACGTCTACGGGCTCACCCGGAAGGCGGAAGATCTCTTTCCGAAGCCGTACGATACGCTTTTGAACACCCTCCTCTCCGTTCTTCAGAAGACGGAATGGGTGAATGCGGACCCAATCCTTGAGGAAACCGGGCGGCGGCTCGGGCAGATGGAAAAACCGGATGTGCTGGTTTCGGAAGCTTCCGTGCGGGTCGGCCACGCCCGCGACGTGCTTGAAAAGATGGGAGGGCTCCCGCAGATGCATGAGGAAGAACAGCAGTACCGCCTGGAGGGAAGCAGCTGCCCCTTGTCCGCCAGCGTGCGGGCTCACGGAGAGGTAGCCTGTGACCTGGCACGGGCAATGATTGAGGAGCTGACCGAGCTCCCCGTCGAGCGGCGCTGCGACGCTGATGGGGAGTGTCCTCAGTGCGAGTTTGTCGTCGATGCGACGTAGAACGTTTGCCCGCCTTTCGGCAGCATTGCACCTCACCACGGGGACTTCGCCGTGGGGCACCGTCTACCGTTGGGCACCGCATTCCGTGTCGGGTAACCTTCTTCATCGAAGGGAAAAGAAAGAGCAATTTCCGCTCCTCCGACCGATGCAGGCTGTGATTTGGAAAGCGACGTGTAGGCCGGGGGCCGCGGAATTGAAGTCCCCTTTGTCTCCGCGAGCGTACTGATCTGTCGGACGCCTCGGGCGGGTGGTTTGCACCAGAAGAAGCTCTCTCCTCGGGCCTAGGACTCGAAAGAGCACACCGCCAGTCCGGCCGAGGCCGAGGTCATAGCTAGTCGAAACGAGAAGGCTACTGCCAGTAGCCTTCCGGCTCTCCAACAACCTGAGATGTTCGGAGACGCCACAGGGAGAACCGCGAGGGCCGCCCCCGGCACGCCCCCCTGTCGGCGACCCGGAAGCAGGCGCTACCGGGCAGACGTTCCACGTCTGTATGATCTTTTAGAATCAGTTTGCAGAGCCTCGTATTCCAAAGAGTGGATTCCATCCCGTAGCCTTCGTCACCCTGAGGCAAACCGGTTGCCCGACGATCGCCCACCAGGAGTCGTCAGGCGCCCGCAAGGGAGCCGAGGGGGGACCGTGACGGGAGGCAGGGCCCGCGCAATGACATCCATCGACCAGTAGCCCCCAATGGGTCAACAGCAACTTCTTCTGCTCGCACTTTCTGCGGTAATCGTTGGCCTCTCCGTCGTCGCCGGGATCGAGGCGTTCGGCGAGGGCCAGCGGCAGGCTACCCAGGACGCCCTCGCTCAACGGTCTGTCTTGATTGGCACCGACATCGTCGTGGCCCACAAAAAGCCCTCTCAGCTTGGGGGCATCGACGTGAGCCATCCCTACCCGAGCGACGAAGCAATCGCCAGCGCGGTGGCGCCCGAGAGCTCCGGCCGGTACGGAAGTGGGATTTTGGCGATCGGGGCCGGGGAAACCGCCACCTGCGACATCGACCACTCCGACGGGGGCACCGTGGTGTACGTCGACTGCGGAAGCGAGCAGACCGGCCAGGGATACCCGGACGGGCAAATTGTGAAGGCAAAGGTCGAGCCGGGGGCCGAGGACCCGGTGAAGGTCGTCGACACCGACGCCGACGGGCACAGCAACTAAGGCAGAGCGCCAGGCGGGGCACGAGGCACGTCGAACGGAAGCGGGGCCGCCAGCCCATCCCCGCGCGACTTGTGAATCCCAACATCCCCCCGACGAAATGTGGACTGAAATCGCCATTGCACTGGTCGTGATCGCCGCCGCCGGCACGGCGTTCCTGGTCCTCAGGGGAGGCGCCTCCCCACGGCCGTCGAG is part of the Salinibacter ruber DSM 13855 genome and encodes:
- a CDS encoding CHRD domain-containing protein, whose protein sequence is MFTFSRAFAALLLAGLLVLAGCDSSDSGMDDQQTQEPSVERSVTFNTQALDLTAGDTELRLANVTASEGDTLVVTTDNGDGAFGDETVVATRPVTSDLDGDEVLVDVGQDAGPVDHAAHVSTDGTISGVEASSQTAAVYAINQFQWADEAYDGPVGAVTVDAIEVLYQGNVGAKTLSIDLHTGNSSSGQVGAFIGISERDLAVNEVHENVALDVLEPVDPNDDSPQQVFDTIEETGDFFAMIHRGPAGLAPNPNLAGPGAAAGTPPFLGDADGYRVPAQQPALATTTGPGTGGDFANVEVNVPDVRLSDLPTTTYEATIEGSQITDDARGSAPGAIPTSETSTGSGTAELEFVVRDGEIQLDYTITLQGLNFDKVLRGSKNANASSQDLNKLIGLHLHTNVRGRLGPVSFAVVGQGDPQTTVTRGVELSNGDLVNTSHLIASNVPASRPNRAIGFNPGIAAEGLTGDSDRTLTYDSANNELTIEGTWTREEGDAEGLSSARAPAGDASIEPAGGIEFVTTPAQMAQRIVDQNIQPGGDTPFSLNHHTAENLNGEMRGQIVATQ
- a CDS encoding helix-turn-helix transcriptional regulator encodes the protein MDELPLLQALLGGTRRQIVQLLRPEDRTVRELADHLGLTRNAVRAQLSNLKSDGIVEVTGRRPTERKPEHVYGLTRKAEDLFPKPYDTLLNTLLSVLQKTEWVNADPILEETGRRLGQMEKPDVLVSEASVRVGHARDVLEKMGGLPQMHEEEQQYRLEGSSCPLSASVRAHGEVACDLARAMIEELTELPVERRCDADGECPQCEFVVDAT
- a CDS encoding ferredoxin--NADP reductase; this translates as MASDTLETTLTSIHEMTPRVKQFILEAGDHTFSYQPGQHVVIKFEQNGDVVGRPYTPVNLPGTGALALGIKRYEDGTASTWMHDRSVGEEITITKPSGNLHLRDLDRDVVFLSTGTGITPMIAMLKQYLSEGSGRAAFLYGERTQEDIMYRETLDHLSAGRDNLEVLYSLSDEDWDGPTGHVQTHLGDVVDERFENPHYYICGIPPMVVDSEEMLQEEGVDDGRIFTEGWESDAV